The Hymenobacter baengnokdamensis genome includes a region encoding these proteins:
- a CDS encoding TetR/AcrR family transcriptional regulator: MITRRQHIANVALQLFGDKGFENTSTQQIAKAAGVSEALIFKHFGSKEQLLDFIIKSGYQRIIEHNRGGLAELDPLTFIHSVIDLPYKLVLEEPHFWKLQYRLADREMAQQQHERFMRPVPARLQAAFEQLGYPEPEKETRLLLLLIEALWKIEANKTDEHVREMLDFIKRKYEVQR; this comes from the coding sequence ATGATTACCCGCCGCCAACATATTGCCAATGTGGCGCTGCAACTATTTGGCGATAAGGGCTTTGAAAATACCTCTACCCAGCAGATTGCCAAGGCTGCGGGGGTTTCGGAGGCGCTTATCTTTAAGCATTTTGGCTCGAAGGAGCAGCTGCTCGACTTCATTATCAAGAGCGGCTACCAGCGCATTATCGAGCACAACCGCGGGGGCCTGGCCGAGCTTGACCCGCTCACGTTTATTCACAGCGTTATCGACCTGCCTTATAAGCTGGTGCTGGAGGAGCCACATTTCTGGAAGCTGCAATACCGCCTGGCCGACCGCGAAATGGCCCAACAGCAGCACGAGCGATTTATGCGCCCGGTGCCTGCCCGCCTGCAAGCTGCGTTTGAGCAGTTGGGCTACCCGGAGCCCGAAAAGGAAACCCGCCTGCTGCTGCTACTGATTGAGGCCCTGTGGAAAATTGAAGCCAACAAAACCGACGAGCATGTGCGGGAAATGCTGGACTTTATCAAGCGCAAATACGAGGTGCAGCGCTGA